One Pseudodesulfovibrio cashew DNA window includes the following coding sequences:
- a CDS encoding c-type cytochrome — protein MSRKLTLIAASALITLFAVSMAFAMGGGNARKGKFLYRKNCRSCHNGSEASDLSPASKTQAQWNATFADKAKIKCSGDWTISDKDLNDIFTYLHDYASDSPSPAKCS, from the coding sequence ATGTCCCGCAAACTTACCCTGATCGCTGCCAGCGCGCTGATCACTCTTTTCGCCGTCTCCATGGCCTTTGCCATGGGTGGCGGTAACGCCCGCAAGGGCAAGTTCCTGTACCGCAAGAACTGCCGATCCTGTCACAACGGCAGCGAGGCTTCCGACCTGAGCCCCGCCTCCAAGACCCAGGCCCAATGGAACGCCACCTTCGCCGACAAGGCCAAGATCAAGTGTTCGGGCGACTGGACCATTTCCGACAAGGACCTCAACGACATCTTCACCTACCTGCACGACTACGCCTCGGACTCTCCGTCCCCGGCCAAGTGCAGCTAA
- the ispD gene encoding 2-C-methyl-D-erythritol 4-phosphate cytidylyltransferase, translated as MDRPLNDIWGIILAAGSGTRLAEASGGVRKQYLEYKGAPLFWHSARTFSRVAGVKGLVFVFPPDDAKAMEKEVRHFFKVEDLGVEWRVCAGGERRQDSVRNGLGALPRACGGVLVHDSARPFVSAGMISRLIDALNEGARGVIPAVEVTDTIKRVDGDTVAETLDRAVLRGVQTPQAFETALLLEAHERAEAEGWEVTDDASMVERLAEVRAIEGERGNVKITTPEDLARLEEERVTVPCVGWGYDVHRFGGENDRPLVLGGVPIPGKQTIVAHSDGDVLLHALTDAVLGTFGGGDIGTHFPDTDEQFSGANSGVFLKEVLAMAGEAGVRVVHADLTVIAQVPRLAPHAAQIAANVRRLLGLDPHQVNFKATTEEKLGFTGEKKGIKAVAAVTALREL; from the coding sequence ATGGACCGACCGTTGAACGATATATGGGGCATCATCCTCGCCGCCGGGTCCGGCACCCGGTTGGCCGAGGCCTCGGGCGGGGTGCGCAAGCAGTACCTGGAGTACAAGGGCGCCCCCCTCTTCTGGCATTCGGCCCGGACCTTTTCCCGCGTGGCCGGGGTCAAGGGGCTGGTCTTCGTGTTTCCGCCCGACGACGCCAAGGCCATGGAAAAAGAGGTGCGCCACTTTTTCAAGGTCGAGGACCTCGGAGTGGAGTGGCGCGTCTGCGCCGGAGGCGAGCGGCGGCAGGACTCCGTGCGCAACGGCCTCGGGGCATTGCCCCGGGCATGTGGCGGCGTGCTGGTTCATGACAGCGCCAGACCCTTTGTTTCGGCCGGGATGATCTCCCGGCTCATCGACGCCCTGAATGAGGGCGCGCGCGGCGTGATTCCGGCGGTGGAGGTAACCGACACCATCAAGCGTGTGGACGGCGACACCGTTGCCGAGACCCTGGACCGTGCGGTCCTGCGCGGCGTGCAGACGCCCCAGGCCTTTGAGACCGCGTTGCTGCTGGAGGCCCATGAACGGGCCGAGGCCGAAGGCTGGGAAGTCACGGACGACGCGAGCATGGTTGAACGGCTGGCCGAGGTACGGGCCATCGAGGGCGAACGGGGCAACGTGAAGATCACCACGCCCGAGGATCTGGCCCGTCTGGAAGAGGAGCGGGTCACGGTCCCTTGCGTGGGTTGGGGCTACGACGTCCATCGCTTCGGCGGCGAGAACGACCGCCCGCTGGTGCTCGGCGGGGTTCCCATTCCCGGTAAACAGACCATCGTGGCTCATTCGGATGGCGACGTCTTGCTTCATGCCCTGACCGACGCCGTGCTCGGCACATTCGGCGGCGGCGACATCGGCACCCACTTCCCGGACACGGACGAACAATTTTCCGGCGCGAACAGCGGCGTCTTCCTCAAGGAAGTCCTGGCCATGGCCGGGGAAGCGGGCGTGCGCGTGGTGCACGCGGACCTGACCGTCATTGCTCAGGTTCCCAGGCTGGCCCCCCATGCGGCCCAGATCGCGGCCAACGTGCGCCGGTTGCTCGGCCTGGACCCGCACCAGGTCAACTTCAAGGCGACCACCGAGGAAAAACTCGGCTTCACCGGCGAGAAAAAGGGCATCAAGGCCGTGGCCGCCGTGACCGCCTTGAGGGAACTGTAG
- a CDS encoding molybdopterin-dependent oxidoreductase has product MSESNHKVSRRDFFKASGLFAAGAVGGASVLGGLRKASAAAPAVKPWDSKFSACDMCFNKCGLIARVEDGVVTKLDPNPKFLKSRSMLCARGNAGIRQVYDPDRLKYPLLRKGERGEGKWQRIPWDEALDMAAEKMLEVRKKYLPCGHLFSAGTDLHSKFVGRLAEVYGSFNVTSHESLCLVSNNRAFLDTFGEVPYADVLNSKYVLMSGANRFEALVTPDSMDLMTAMREHGCKLVTLDPRYTKTAALSDEWYPIRPGTDMALMLALAHVIITEKLYDPQWIEEKTYGIEQLAEHVKQYTPGFAAEECGIPVEAISRMARELAAAAPASMVYPGRRSSDYEDSTQIRRAFAIVNGLLGNWDKPGGLLAARQVGLKGVPYDAPWYDDNHYERIDEGKVPMMFEHEGSFLITRDAILADDPYEIRGWLVYKTNPMGTAPNRKKTIEMMNKMDFVTVVDIAMSDTAWFADLVLPSQSYLERYDPCSGLQGSSACACVIKRDPVIDPLYESRSCFDIMKGLANRMELGEYFDFTIPEYRQKQLAGLNRAEEILDRDGVYYNPSKVYGIYDGKVYKTLSKKVELYNQRYEQMGIDPLPKYTAPAKTPKNQFRLIIGRDATVTQTSTANNSLLNEFHPTNTLWLNREKAAELGINDGDLVQVSSAVGTQELKAEVSDNIRGDTVYMLSGYNTLSTMQHLSHGNGASINELLEDDYDEVTGNASMHTTFVSVTRKVA; this is encoded by the coding sequence ATGTCAGAATCCAATCATAAAGTTTCACGCCGCGACTTTTTCAAGGCCTCCGGCCTATTCGCGGCGGGCGCCGTGGGCGGCGCCTCGGTCCTGGGCGGCCTGCGCAAGGCCAGCGCCGCCGCGCCCGCGGTCAAGCCCTGGGACTCCAAGTTCTCGGCCTGCGACATGTGCTTCAACAAGTGCGGACTCATCGCGCGGGTTGAGGACGGCGTGGTGACCAAGCTGGACCCGAACCCTAAATTCCTCAAGTCGCGCAGTATGCTCTGCGCCAGGGGCAACGCCGGCATCCGCCAGGTCTACGACCCGGACCGCCTCAAGTACCCCCTGCTGCGCAAGGGTGAACGCGGCGAAGGCAAGTGGCAGCGCATCCCCTGGGACGAGGCCCTGGACATGGCCGCCGAGAAGATGCTCGAGGTGCGCAAGAAGTACCTGCCCTGCGGGCACCTGTTCTCCGCTGGCACCGACCTGCACTCCAAGTTCGTGGGCAGGCTGGCCGAGGTCTACGGCTCGTTCAACGTCACTTCCCACGAGTCCCTGTGCCTGGTCTCCAACAACCGCGCCTTCCTGGACACCTTCGGTGAGGTTCCCTATGCGGACGTGCTCAACTCCAAGTACGTGCTCATGAGCGGCGCCAACCGGTTCGAGGCCCTGGTCACCCCGGACTCCATGGACCTGATGACCGCCATGCGCGAGCACGGCTGCAAGCTGGTCACCCTGGACCCGCGCTACACCAAGACCGCGGCCCTGTCCGACGAGTGGTATCCCATCCGGCCCGGCACGGACATGGCCCTCATGCTCGCCCTGGCCCACGTCATCATCACGGAAAAGCTTTACGATCCCCAGTGGATCGAGGAAAAGACCTACGGCATCGAGCAGCTCGCCGAGCACGTGAAGCAGTACACCCCCGGCTTTGCCGCCGAGGAGTGCGGCATCCCGGTTGAGGCCATCTCCCGCATGGCGCGCGAGCTGGCGGCCGCAGCCCCGGCTTCCATGGTCTACCCCGGCCGCCGCAGCTCCGACTACGAGGACTCCACCCAGATCAGGCGGGCCTTTGCCATAGTCAACGGCCTGCTCGGCAACTGGGACAAGCCCGGCGGCCTGCTGGCAGCCCGCCAGGTGGGCCTCAAGGGCGTGCCCTATGACGCACCCTGGTACGACGACAACCACTACGAGCGCATCGACGAGGGCAAGGTGCCCATGATGTTCGAGCACGAGGGCTCGTTCCTGATCACCCGCGACGCCATCCTGGCCGACGATCCGTACGAGATCCGGGGCTGGCTGGTCTACAAGACCAACCCCATGGGCACCGCGCCCAACCGGAAGAAGACCATCGAGATGATGAACAAGATGGACTTCGTCACGGTGGTGGACATCGCCATGTCCGACACGGCCTGGTTTGCTGACCTGGTCCTGCCCTCCCAGTCCTATCTGGAACGGTACGATCCCTGCTCCGGTCTTCAGGGCTCCAGCGCCTGCGCCTGTGTCATCAAGCGCGACCCGGTCATCGATCCTCTGTACGAGTCCCGGTCCTGCTTCGACATCATGAAGGGGCTGGCCAACCGCATGGAGCTGGGTGAATACTTCGATTTCACCATCCCCGAATACCGGCAGAAGCAACTGGCCGGGCTGAACAGGGCCGAGGAGATTCTCGACCGTGACGGCGTCTACTACAACCCGTCCAAGGTCTACGGAATCTACGACGGCAAGGTCTACAAGACCCTGTCCAAGAAGGTCGAGCTGTACAACCAGCGCTACGAGCAGATGGGCATCGACCCGCTGCCCAAGTACACGGCCCCGGCCAAGACGCCCAAGAACCAGTTCAGGCTGATCATCGGGCGTGACGCCACGGTCACCCAGACCTCCACGGCCAACAACTCCCTGCTGAACGAGTTCCATCCGACCAACACCCTGTGGCTGAACAGGGAGAAGGCCGCCGAACTCGGCATCAACGACGGCGACCTTGTTCAGGTCTCCAGCGCCGTGGGCACCCAGGAACTCAAGGCCGAGGTCTCGGACAACATCCGTGGCGACACGGTGTACATGCTCTCCGGGTACAACACCCTGTCGACCATGCAGCACCTCTCCCACGGCAACGGCGCGTCCATCAACGAACTCCTGGAAGACGACTACGACGAGGTCACGGGCAACGCGTCCATGCACACCACGTTCGTCTCCGTAACAAGGAAGGTGGCGTAA
- a CDS encoding 4Fe-4S dicluster domain-containing protein codes for MAQQLAMVIDAAKCIDCKACVAACKVANHVPEGQWRNWIKTAGEAPAAGVRPRSKARFQPGACMHCENPTCVSACPTGATFKDAETGAVVIDETLCIGCGNCIPACPYGARFRNAEKRKADKCNYCPERRAQGLLPACVDTCPTKARVFGDINDPNSEAGLLYRKNKERLTRVAAKTDTKPNMFYLGDPGPGDWGGEAVVPASMVAMQQSAPLIKGIVGLSGLGVLAMLGRQLFAGSDDSHKEDSDA; via the coding sequence ATGGCACAGCAACTGGCGATGGTCATCGATGCGGCCAAATGCATCGACTGCAAGGCCTGCGTGGCCGCCTGCAAGGTGGCCAACCATGTTCCCGAAGGACAGTGGCGCAACTGGATCAAGACCGCCGGGGAGGCTCCGGCGGCGGGCGTTCGGCCCCGGTCCAAGGCGCGCTTCCAGCCCGGCGCGTGCATGCACTGCGAGAATCCTACCTGCGTGAGCGCCTGTCCCACGGGCGCGACCTTCAAGGACGCGGAGACCGGTGCGGTCGTCATCGACGAGACCCTGTGCATCGGTTGCGGCAACTGCATCCCGGCCTGCCCCTACGGCGCGCGCTTCCGCAACGCGGAAAAGCGCAAGGCCGACAAGTGCAACTACTGTCCCGAGCGCCGCGCTCAGGGGCTGCTCCCGGCCTGCGTGGACACCTGCCCGACCAAGGCCCGCGTGTTCGGCGACATCAACGACCCGAACTCCGAGGCCGGGCTCCTGTACCGCAAGAACAAGGAGCGGCTGACCCGGGTGGCGGCCAAGACCGACACCAAGCCCAACATGTTTTACCTCGGCGATCCCGGTCCCGGCGACTGGGGTGGCGAAGCGGTCGTGCCCGCCTCCATGGTGGCCATGCAGCAGTCCGCCCCGCTGATCAAGGGCATCGTCGGCCTGTCCGGCCTGGGCGTGCTGGCCATGCTCGGC
- the cysS gene encoding cysteine--tRNA ligase: MRLYNTLARKKQEFTPLNGNKVSMYVCGITAYDFCHIGHARSSVVFDVLYRYLKYKGYDVTFIRNFTDIDDKIIKRANEVGSEAGAIAEKFINEFYVDMDRLAIERPDVEPKCTEHIPEMIKLTELLIERGHAYAAPSGDVYFRVRSFDGYGKLSGRNIDELESGARIAPGEEKEDPLDFTLWKAAKPGEPSWESPWGQGRPGWHLECSAMSEKYAPLPLDIHGGGQDLSFPHHENEIAQSEAATGKPFANFWVHNGFVQINSEKMSKSLGNFFTIRDILDKFLPETLRYFLLTMHYRSPLDFSFEALEEAEKGIKRVYSALGQIGLELEKTKWKKSPFPEELTAELDEIEKHFDEAMEDDMNTAGALGHVFSAMRLAGRVAEDKNLRKSEGGRDLFVRIQEDMKQWGAILGIFEREPVEFLTELRDNRAARAGIDPATVEGFLVARQEARKAKDFQKADDIRNAMTAMGVEVKDTALGASWDVL; the protein is encoded by the coding sequence ATGAGACTGTACAACACCCTTGCCCGAAAGAAACAGGAATTCACGCCCCTCAACGGCAACAAGGTCAGCATGTACGTCTGTGGGATCACCGCCTACGACTTCTGCCATATCGGCCACGCCCGCTCCAGCGTGGTCTTCGACGTGCTCTACCGTTACCTCAAATACAAGGGGTACGACGTCACCTTCATCCGCAACTTTACGGACATCGATGACAAGATCATCAAGCGCGCCAACGAGGTGGGCAGCGAGGCCGGGGCCATCGCCGAGAAGTTCATCAATGAATTCTACGTGGACATGGACCGCCTGGCCATTGAACGGCCGGACGTGGAGCCCAAGTGCACCGAGCATATTCCCGAGATGATCAAGCTCACCGAGCTGCTCATCGAAAGGGGACACGCCTACGCCGCCCCGTCCGGCGACGTCTATTTCCGGGTCCGTTCCTTTGACGGCTACGGCAAGTTGTCGGGCCGCAATATCGACGAACTGGAGTCCGGCGCGCGCATCGCTCCCGGCGAGGAAAAGGAAGACCCGCTGGACTTCACCCTTTGGAAGGCGGCCAAGCCCGGCGAGCCGTCCTGGGAATCCCCCTGGGGCCAGGGCCGTCCCGGCTGGCACCTGGAGTGCTCGGCCATGAGCGAGAAGTACGCTCCCCTGCCCCTGGACATCCACGGCGGCGGTCAGGACCTCTCTTTCCCCCACCATGAAAACGAAATCGCCCAGTCCGAGGCGGCCACGGGCAAGCCCTTCGCCAACTTCTGGGTGCACAACGGGTTCGTGCAGATCAACTCCGAAAAGATGTCCAAGTCCCTGGGCAACTTCTTCACCATCCGGGACATCCTGGACAAGTTCCTGCCCGAAACCCTGCGCTATTTCCTGTTGACCATGCACTACCGTTCGCCCCTGGACTTCTCCTTCGAGGCCCTGGAGGAAGCGGAAAAGGGCATCAAGCGCGTCTACTCCGCCCTGGGCCAGATCGGGCTGGAACTGGAAAAGACCAAGTGGAAGAAATCCCCGTTCCCCGAGGAGTTGACCGCCGAGCTGGACGAGATCGAGAAGCATTTCGACGAGGCCATGGAGGACGACATGAACACCGCCGGGGCCCTGGGGCACGTCTTTTCCGCAATGCGCCTGGCCGGGCGCGTGGCGGAGGACAAGAACCTGCGCAAGTCCGAAGGCGGCCGCGATCTCTTTGTCCGCATCCAGGAAGACATGAAGCAGTGGGGCGCCATCCTCGGCATCTTCGAGCGTGAGCCCGTCGAGTTCCTGACCGAGCTGCGCGACAACCGCGCCGCCAGGGCGGGCATCGACCCGGCCACGGTGGAGGGATTCCTTGTCGCCCGCCAGGAGGCCCGCAAGGCCAAGGACTTCCAGAAGGCCGACGATATCCGCAACGCCATGACAGCCATGGGGGTTGAGGTGAAGGATACTGCCCTCGGCGCGAGCTGGGATGTATTGTAG
- a CDS encoding metallophosphoesterase family protein: MTKLAILSDIHSNFEALQSVLVDIDAQGPDEIYCLGDVVGYGPQPQECCDLLRTREMVILQGNHEQGLINIHNLTRFNQPARDALRRTREMISEETYQWLVSHPKSATAHDCRFVHGTPPDSVNEYIWNYEESMDEVFSRYQEGVCFVGHTHDLMRFTSKDGQASAKLALPEGETLLDPGLRHLLNVGAVGQPRDGDPRAKYALFDTDSRILTLRFVSYDIEKTVRLIRSHGLHRAFADRLW, from the coding sequence ATGACCAAACTCGCCATCCTCTCGGACATCCACTCCAATTTCGAGGCGTTGCAAAGCGTTCTCGTCGACATCGACGCCCAAGGTCCGGACGAGATCTACTGCCTTGGCGACGTGGTCGGCTATGGTCCGCAGCCGCAGGAGTGTTGCGACCTGCTGCGCACGCGGGAGATGGTCATCCTCCAGGGCAACCACGAGCAGGGGCTGATCAACATTCACAACCTGACGCGCTTCAACCAGCCTGCGCGTGACGCGTTGCGGCGCACCCGCGAGATGATCAGCGAGGAAACCTACCAGTGGCTGGTCTCCCACCCCAAGAGCGCGACGGCCCACGACTGCCGGTTCGTGCACGGCACCCCGCCCGACTCGGTCAACGAGTATATATGGAATTACGAGGAGAGCATGGACGAGGTCTTCAGCCGCTACCAGGAGGGGGTATGCTTCGTGGGCCACACCCATGACCTGATGCGCTTCACCTCCAAAGACGGCCAGGCCTCGGCAAAGCTTGCCCTGCCCGAGGGAGAGACGCTCCTCGACCCCGGCCTGCGCCACCTCCTCAATGTAGGGGCGGTGGGCCAGCCCCGCGACGGTGACCCCCGCGCCAAATACGCCCTCTTCGACACGGACAGCCGCATCCTGACCCTGCGCTTCGTGTCCTACGACATCGAAAAGACCGTCAGACTCATCCGTTCCCACGGCCTGCACCGCGCCTTCGCCGACCGCCTTTGGTAA